One genomic segment of Longimicrobium sp. includes these proteins:
- a CDS encoding L,D-transpeptidase: MSSAQSTAPRDTGLIVSTMESAVSQPVTRAERLTVTVDLSDRTLFVMDGQRVLRRFPVSIGAAGYPTPQGSFTIRHMIWNPSWRPPPSGWARGKSYEPPGSPENPMGRIKIFFRAPDFYIHGTGLTSSLGRPASHGCIRMRNIDAAELGRILMEHGGASRDPEWFQKTLAEATTSREVRLARPVPVRIRA, encoded by the coding sequence ATGTCGAGCGCGCAGTCCACGGCGCCACGGGACACGGGGCTGATCGTGTCCACGATGGAGAGCGCGGTTTCGCAGCCGGTGACCAGGGCCGAGCGCCTGACCGTGACGGTGGACCTCTCCGATCGCACGCTCTTCGTGATGGATGGGCAGCGGGTGCTGCGGCGTTTTCCGGTGTCGATCGGCGCCGCGGGATACCCCACGCCGCAGGGGAGCTTCACCATCCGGCACATGATCTGGAACCCGAGCTGGCGTCCGCCGCCGTCCGGCTGGGCGCGCGGCAAGAGCTACGAGCCGCCCGGTTCCCCGGAGAACCCGATGGGGCGCATCAAGATTTTCTTCCGCGCGCCGGACTTCTACATCCACGGCACCGGGCTCACCAGCTCGCTGGGCCGCCCCGCGTCGCACGGGTGCATCCGCATGCGCAACATCGACGCGGCGGAGCTGGGGCGCATCCTGATGGAGCACGGCGGCGCCTCCCGCGACCCGGAGTGGTTCCAGAAGACGCTCGCCGAGGCGACCACCTCGCGTGAGGTGCGCCTCGCCAGGCCGGTCCCCGTCCGCATCCGCGCATAG
- a CDS encoding pitrilysin family protein — protein sequence MNRFLLSAACAGVMALALPASAQQPAPIEQPPAPGPLRPFTVPPVREMRLSNGVRVVVVEKHSLPIVTGRVLVAAGSVYEPAEKNGLASLTAQMLDEGTRTLTGPQLAERVEALGAQLGTGAGYNYATVSVTAPKGTFAQAMNLAATTLTEPAFLEGEVTRVRNQLAAAYMNSTSTVQGLAAIAFNRAVYDPASGYSRPVSGTAATLPRINRGDVVGFHQRMYSPANTTVLLVGDVTPEEGRRIAEQALGRWTAPGAVQATLPAPAPVASSGTRIILVDRPGSVQSGVFVGQPGLAATSPDVIPMSALSQVLGGGFRARINMNLREAHGWTYGAFSGMTTFPNAGDFVVNSSVRTNATDSAVAEIVREYRRIATEAVPQEELRGSLANVVSSFPNSVQTVQGLAGRMQTLLQNGQPLNYYNTYLQQMSAVTPADISRVGRERLTPGALTIVVAGDLSKIEAPIRALNLGNVEVLDASGTKVR from the coding sequence ATGAACCGCTTTCTCCTTTCCGCCGCCTGCGCGGGAGTGATGGCCCTTGCGCTCCCCGCGAGCGCGCAGCAGCCCGCGCCCATCGAGCAGCCGCCCGCCCCGGGGCCGCTCCGCCCCTTCACCGTGCCCCCCGTACGCGAGATGCGCCTTTCCAACGGCGTGCGCGTGGTGGTGGTGGAGAAGCACTCCCTTCCCATCGTAACCGGCCGCGTGCTGGTGGCGGCGGGGAGCGTGTACGAGCCGGCCGAGAAGAACGGCCTGGCCTCGCTGACGGCGCAGATGCTGGACGAGGGGACGCGCACCCTCACCGGCCCGCAGCTCGCCGAGCGCGTGGAGGCACTGGGTGCGCAGCTCGGCACCGGTGCCGGCTACAACTACGCCACCGTCAGCGTCACGGCGCCCAAGGGCACCTTTGCCCAGGCGATGAACCTGGCCGCCACCACCCTCACCGAGCCCGCGTTCCTGGAGGGTGAGGTGACCCGGGTGCGCAACCAGCTGGCCGCGGCGTACATGAACAGCACCTCCACCGTGCAGGGGCTCGCGGCGATCGCCTTCAACCGCGCCGTGTACGATCCCGCGAGCGGCTACTCGCGCCCGGTGAGCGGCACCGCGGCCACGCTCCCCCGCATCAACCGCGGCGACGTGGTGGGCTTCCACCAGCGGATGTACTCGCCGGCCAACACCACGGTGCTCCTGGTGGGCGACGTGACGCCGGAAGAGGGGCGCCGCATCGCCGAGCAGGCGCTGGGCCGCTGGACGGCTCCCGGCGCGGTGCAGGCCACTCTTCCGGCCCCGGCGCCGGTGGCGTCGTCGGGCACGCGCATCATCCTGGTGGACCGCCCCGGTTCGGTTCAGTCCGGCGTCTTCGTGGGCCAGCCCGGTCTCGCGGCGACGAGCCCGGACGTCATCCCCATGAGCGCGCTGTCGCAGGTGCTGGGCGGCGGCTTCCGCGCCCGCATCAACATGAACCTGCGCGAGGCGCACGGGTGGACGTACGGCGCGTTCAGCGGAATGACCACCTTCCCCAACGCCGGCGACTTCGTGGTGAACTCGTCGGTGCGCACCAACGCCACCGACTCGGCCGTCGCGGAGATCGTGCGCGAGTACAGGCGCATCGCCACCGAGGCGGTGCCGCAGGAGGAGCTGCGCGGCTCGCTGGCGAACGTGGTTTCCAGCTTCCCCAACTCCGTGCAGACGGTGCAGGGCCTGGCGGGGCGGATGCAGACGCTGCTCCAGAACGGCCAGCCGCTCAACTACTACAACACGTACCTCCAGCAGATGTCAGCCGTGACCCCGGCCGACATCAGCCGCGTGGGCCGCGAGCGCCTCACGCCGGGCGCGCTGACCATCGTGGTGGCCGGCGACCTGTCCAAGATCGAAGCGCCGATCCGCGCCCTGAACCTGGGCAACGTCGAGGTGCTGGACGCATCGGGCACCAAGGTGCGCTGA
- a CDS encoding DUF72 domain-containing protein, whose protein sequence is MTEPGRIRIGTQGWNYTGWVGAFYPDGTRPADFLGLYAKAFDVVEVDSTFYAVPAPKTVRGWAERTPEGFTFALKMPQEITHERRLQDAGDVVAEFMDAARELGPKLGPILVQMGPDFQPHELDALRRFLPGLPRDVSFAVEVRNRKWMKPAVLAELLSLLAEHEAALALSDGKWIPRETMMELAMRPTAPFHYVRWMGPNRDVVDYSHVQFPREEELESWTEVLGRVATKGVQIFGFFNNHFSGHSPATARELQRRLGMRPVDPSLLSEQTSLF, encoded by the coding sequence ATGACCGAGCCCGGCCGCATCCGCATCGGCACGCAGGGGTGGAACTACACCGGGTGGGTGGGCGCCTTCTACCCTGACGGCACGCGCCCCGCCGACTTCCTCGGCCTGTACGCGAAGGCGTTCGACGTGGTGGAGGTCGACTCCACCTTTTACGCCGTCCCCGCCCCGAAGACGGTGCGCGGGTGGGCCGAGCGCACGCCGGAAGGGTTCACCTTCGCCCTCAAGATGCCGCAGGAGATCACCCACGAGCGGCGCCTGCAGGACGCGGGGGACGTCGTCGCGGAGTTCATGGACGCGGCGCGCGAGCTGGGGCCCAAGCTGGGGCCGATCCTGGTGCAGATGGGACCCGACTTCCAGCCTCACGAGCTGGACGCCCTCCGCCGCTTCCTCCCCGGGCTGCCGCGCGACGTGAGCTTCGCCGTGGAGGTGCGCAACCGGAAGTGGATGAAGCCGGCCGTTCTCGCCGAGCTCCTCTCCCTGCTCGCGGAGCACGAGGCGGCGCTGGCGCTCAGCGACGGCAAGTGGATTCCGCGCGAGACGATGATGGAGCTGGCGATGCGCCCCACCGCACCCTTTCACTACGTGCGCTGGATGGGCCCCAACCGTGACGTGGTGGACTACTCGCACGTGCAGTTCCCGCGCGAGGAGGAGCTCGAGTCGTGGACGGAGGTGCTCGGGCGCGTGGCGACGAAGGGGGTGCAGATCTTTGGCTTCTTCAACAACCACTTTTCGGGCCACAGCCCCGCCACCGCCCGCGAGCTCCAGCGCCGCCTCGGCATGCGTCCCGTGGACCCGTCGCTCCTGTCCGAGCAGACGTCGCTCTTTTAG